The following are from one region of the Sphingomonas sp. J315 genome:
- a CDS encoding thermonuclease family protein encodes MSMIVLRPLAACAALLLIAAAPPDQGRVGLVIDGDTFRLENGERIRIAGIDAPETQAGQARCRAEIVLGRAATARVRTLLDGRTVTVMRGGRSYNRTVAQVTLAGRDVGSELVASGIARWWPRWQRMPDWCARARR; translated from the coding sequence ATGTCGATGATCGTCCTCCGCCCTCTGGCCGCCTGCGCGGCGTTGTTGCTGATCGCCGCCGCGCCGCCTGATCAGGGGCGTGTCGGCCTTGTGATCGACGGCGATACCTTCCGGCTGGAGAACGGCGAACGCATCCGCATTGCCGGAATCGACGCCCCGGAGACGCAAGCGGGACAGGCCAGATGTAGAGCGGAGATCGTACTTGGCCGGGCCGCGACCGCGCGTGTCCGAACGCTGCTCGATGGCCGGACTGTCACCGTCATGCGGGGCGGGCGCAGCTACAACCGCACGGTCGCCCAAGTGACGCTGGCCGGTCGCGATGTCGGGTCCGAACTGGTGGCGAGCGGCATCGCACGCTGGTGGCCGCGCTGGCAGCGGATGCCCGACTGGTGCGCGCGCGCGCGGCGATGA
- a CDS encoding GDCCVxC domain-containing (seleno)protein, with protein sequence MSDATPELRSTLTCPHCGHRATETMPTNACQYFYDCRGCGAVLKPKPGDCCVYCSYGDVPCPPIQESGGKACCG encoded by the coding sequence ATGTCTGATGCCACCCCCGAGCTGCGCTCGACGCTGACCTGTCCCCACTGCGGTCATCGGGCGACGGAGACCATGCCGACCAATGCCTGCCAGTATTTCTACGACTGCCGGGGTTGCGGCGCGGTCCTCAAGCCCAAGCCGGGCGATTGCTGCGTCTATTGCTCCTACGGCGACGTGCCCTGTCCGCCGATCCAGGAGAGCGGCGGCAAGGCGTGCTGCGGCTGA
- a CDS encoding helix-turn-helix transcriptional regulator: MDTAERAQAARETCPFLTAKQAAFHLGLAYSTLKRLRQTGKGPKCRLHGRTWRYHIDDIETWSAARARGGDRG; encoded by the coding sequence ATGGATACCGCCGAACGGGCGCAGGCCGCGCGCGAAACCTGTCCCTTCCTCACCGCCAAGCAGGCGGCTTTTCATCTCGGCCTCGCATACTCGACGCTCAAGCGCCTGCGCCAGACCGGCAAAGGGCCGAAATGCCGCCTGCATGGCCGAACCTGGCGCTATCACATCGACGATATCGAGACCTGGTCGGCAGCCCGCGCGCGCGGGGGCGACCGTGGTTGA
- a CDS encoding lytic transglycosylase domain-containing protein — MAALRTFALGLALLAAPPAAAANPSGTDPVSRWHAEIAEASARFGVPVAWIERVMRAESGGRTMLGGRPITSHAGAMGLMQLMPRTWLAMRAAHGLGRDPHDPRDNILAGTAYLRAMYDRFGYPGLFGAYNAGPGRYAVHLATGRALPTETRAYLKQVSGGPLVPSPSPAPQPPSTLFVVLRPSNQSADPSRSRTPDAPPDTLFAIRAPR, encoded by the coding sequence GTGGCTGCGCTGAGGACGTTCGCGCTCGGCCTTGCGTTGCTCGCCGCGCCCCCCGCCGCCGCCGCAAATCCGTCGGGGACCGATCCGGTATCCCGCTGGCACGCCGAGATCGCCGAGGCGTCCGCCCGGTTCGGTGTGCCGGTCGCCTGGATCGAGCGGGTGATGCGCGCCGAAAGCGGGGGCCGGACCATGCTTGGCGGGCGACCGATCACCTCCCACGCTGGCGCGATGGGGCTCATGCAGTTGATGCCGAGGACATGGCTGGCGATGCGAGCCGCGCACGGCCTGGGGCGCGATCCCCATGATCCACGCGACAATATTCTCGCAGGGACGGCTTATCTGCGCGCGATGTATGACCGGTTCGGCTATCCCGGGTTGTTCGGTGCCTATAACGCCGGTCCCGGTCGCTACGCCGTCCATCTCGCCACGGGCCGTGCGCTGCCGACCGAGACGCGCGCCTATCTTAAACAGGTGTCGGGCGGGCCTTTGGTGCCATCCCCATCGCCCGCGCCGCAGCCGCCATCGACCTTGTTTGTCGTGCTTCGGCCCAGCAATCAGTCGGCTGATCCATCGCGATCGCGCACGCCGGACGCGCCGCCAGATACGCTGTTTGCGATCCGCGCACCCCGTTGA
- a CDS encoding dihydrolipoyl dehydrogenase family protein, whose protein sequence is MASYDLIVIGSGTAAQVAVGRVRAAGWSVAVIDHRPFGGTCALRGCDPKRMLVSGEEAIDAARRMARHGVDGTLAIDWPDLMAFKRTFTDPIPAKQAHRYAELGVDALHGVARFAGPDTIVVEGRTLRARHILIASGARPVPLGIPGEDLVSTSDAFLELQALPRRIVLIGGGYVAAEFSHLAARAGAEVTILQRAERLLPHFDPDLVGWLTPRFEALGIRVETGATVTRVERSGSGLLVHAERQGEPDLSVAADLVVHAAGRGPDLKALDLSAGEVAVQDGRLQLDAHLRSISNPRVYAAGDAAGVGPRLTPVSSHDAKVVAANLLDGPTHQPDYRGVPSVAFTLPPIAAVGLSEEAARRGGVALRVNAASTPDWFTARRLAEPVYGHKLLIDEDTDLILGAHLVGPNADEVINVFGLAIRHGLTAADLRSTMFAYPTGASDVGYMLT, encoded by the coding sequence ATGGCTTCCTACGACCTGATCGTCATCGGCAGTGGCACGGCAGCGCAGGTCGCGGTCGGCCGGGTCCGTGCCGCTGGATGGTCCGTCGCCGTCATCGATCACCGTCCGTTCGGCGGCACCTGTGCGCTGCGTGGCTGCGATCCCAAGAGGATGCTGGTCAGCGGCGAGGAAGCGATCGACGCGGCAAGGCGCATGGCCAGACATGGCGTCGACGGCACGCTGGCGATCGACTGGCCCGACCTGATGGCGTTCAAGCGGACCTTCACCGATCCGATCCCCGCCAAGCAGGCGCACCGCTACGCCGAGCTCGGTGTCGACGCATTACACGGTGTTGCTCGCTTTGCCGGCCCAGACACGATCGTGGTGGAAGGCCGGACATTGCGGGCCCGCCATATCCTGATCGCCAGCGGCGCGCGTCCAGTCCCGCTCGGCATTCCGGGCGAAGATCTGGTGAGCACAAGCGATGCGTTCCTGGAGCTTCAGGCCCTGCCGCGCCGGATCGTGCTGATCGGCGGCGGCTATGTCGCTGCGGAGTTCTCGCATCTGGCGGCCCGAGCGGGCGCAGAGGTCACCATCCTACAGCGGGCCGAGCGGCTCCTGCCGCACTTCGATCCCGACCTGGTGGGCTGGCTGACGCCCCGGTTCGAGGCGCTCGGCATCCGCGTCGAGACCGGTGCCACCGTTACCCGGGTCGAGCGCAGCGGGAGCGGTCTGCTGGTCCACGCCGAGCGCCAGGGCGAGCCTGATCTCAGCGTCGCCGCCGATCTCGTCGTTCATGCCGCCGGGCGCGGTCCTGACCTCAAGGCGCTCGACCTGTCCGCCGGCGAGGTGGCCGTGCAGGACGGGCGCCTGCAGCTCGACGCGCATCTGCGGAGCATTTCCAACCCGCGGGTCTATGCCGCCGGCGACGCTGCCGGAGTCGGGCCGCGGCTGACGCCGGTGTCCAGCCACGATGCCAAGGTAGTTGCCGCCAACCTCCTGGATGGCCCGACGCACCAGCCGGACTATCGCGGCGTGCCGAGCGTGGCCTTCACTCTGCCGCCGATCGCCGCCGTCGGACTGTCAGAGGAGGCGGCGCGCCGCGGCGGCGTCGCGCTCCGGGTCAACGCAGCCTCGACGCCAGACTGGTTCACCGCCCGCCGCCTCGCCGAGCCGGTCTACGGCCATAAGCTGCTGATCGACGAGGACACGGACCTCATCCTCGGCGCGCATCTCGTGGGGCCGAACGCCGACGAGGTAATCAACGTTTTCGGTCTGGCAATCCGCCACGGCCTCACCGCGGCCGATCTTCGCTCCACCATGTTCGCCTATCCGACCGGCGCCTCCGACGTCGGCTACATGCTGACTTAA
- a CDS encoding DUF736 domain-containing protein gives MPAIGYVTRDGNGFKGQLKTLSIRTDIEIIPNTRKSGDTQPDYRVSAAGVEVGAGWVRRGEMSGKDYVSLSLAAPEFGPRRLYANLGRAAGQDDDDAFAIIWNPAD, from the coding sequence ATGCCAGCCATCGGTTATGTCACCCGCGACGGAAACGGCTTCAAGGGCCAGCTCAAGACGCTCTCGATCCGCACCGATATCGAGATCATTCCCAACACCCGCAAGTCCGGCGACACCCAGCCCGACTACCGGGTGTCGGCAGCCGGCGTCGAGGTCGGGGCCGGGTGGGTCCGGCGCGGCGAGATGAGCGGCAAGGACTATGTGTCGCTGTCGCTCGCCGCCCCCGAATTCGGTCCGCGCCGGCTCTACGCCAATCTCGGCCGCGCCGCCGGCCAGGACGACGATGACGCTTTCGCAATCATCTGGAATCCCGCCGACTGA
- the rlxS gene encoding relaxase/mobilization nuclease RlxS (I built this because a sul1 chimera in AMR looks like the C-terminus.), protein MADDDSFEPRLGRQRQQGAKRARRYLGRVLAAANLARGGAVASGLARGAFSGVRIGRGAGVGRLLASRGNHAAANGRRVIVKASIVKLAGKGASTAAAHLRYLQRDGTTREGERGALYGRDAGAVDGKAFGGRGASDRHQFRFIVSPEDGDQYDDLKPLTRRLMARMEEDLGTKLDWVAVDHFNTGHPHTHIVVRGKDDRGADLVIARDYMTTGIRERAAELVDLDLGPRTYREIAQTLRVEVEQERLTSIDRALLKGMDAARIVATNGRDAADQTLRAARLAKLSRLGLAEPLGAGRFRLVHDLADTLWALGERGDIIRTMQRDFSRAATVRASADQAIYDPAASGARPLVGRVLARGLADEHADRHYLIVDGVDGRSHYVAIGKPALSFVDSGTETDASLPCGAIVRVDPVSPIVREVDRTVAAVAAANGGRYDVDAHLRYDPAATQAFAETHVRRLEAMRRTSGIVEREPSGRWIIAPDHLARVAAHETARLRDRPVAITLLSAQPLDRLVDAEAATWIDRELISAAPEAVRDAGFGREVREAQTRRRQWLVAQGFAEETGGDTPFPRTIVATLQRRELLRIAGQLSDELKVPFREAAEGDRVEGRYRRPVDLVSGRFALIERSRDFTLVPWRPVLERQVGKSVSGLIRGDGISWSIGRSRSGPGIS, encoded by the coding sequence ATGGCCGACGACGACAGCTTTGAACCGCGCCTCGGGCGCCAGCGTCAGCAGGGTGCCAAACGCGCCCGACGCTATCTCGGCCGCGTCCTTGCCGCCGCCAACCTTGCGCGCGGCGGCGCGGTGGCTTCCGGTCTCGCGCGTGGGGCGTTCTCAGGCGTCCGGATCGGACGCGGTGCGGGTGTCGGACGCCTGCTCGCCAGCCGCGGCAATCATGCCGCCGCGAACGGCCGCCGGGTGATCGTCAAGGCAAGCATCGTCAAGCTCGCCGGCAAGGGCGCATCGACCGCTGCCGCGCATCTGCGTTACCTCCAGCGCGACGGCACAACGCGCGAGGGCGAACGGGGCGCGCTTTACGGGCGCGATGCCGGCGCTGTCGACGGCAAGGCGTTCGGCGGACGGGGGGCTAGCGATCGCCACCAGTTCCGCTTCATCGTCTCACCTGAGGACGGCGATCAATATGACGATCTGAAACCGCTCACCCGGCGGCTGATGGCGCGCATGGAAGAGGATCTTGGAACGAAGCTCGACTGGGTCGCGGTGGACCATTTCAACACCGGTCACCCGCACACCCATATCGTCGTGCGTGGGAAGGACGATCGTGGTGCCGACCTCGTCATCGCCCGCGACTACATGACGACCGGCATCCGCGAGCGTGCCGCCGAGCTGGTCGACCTCGACCTTGGCCCGCGCACCTACCGCGAAATCGCGCAGACGCTGCGCGTAGAAGTCGAGCAGGAGCGCCTGACCTCGATCGACCGGGCCTTGCTCAAGGGGATGGACGCCGCGCGGATAGTAGCGACCAACGGTCGCGATGCCGCCGACCAGACGCTGCGCGCCGCCCGACTTGCAAAACTGTCGCGCCTGGGCCTGGCCGAGCCGCTCGGCGCGGGACGCTTCCGGCTTGTGCACGACCTTGCCGATACGCTGTGGGCGTTGGGTGAGCGCGGCGACATCATCCGCACGATGCAGCGCGACTTTTCCCGTGCCGCAACCGTGCGGGCGTCGGCAGATCAGGCGATCTACGATCCCGCCGCGTCCGGTGCCCGCCCGCTGGTCGGCCGCGTGCTGGCACGCGGACTCGCCGACGAACATGCCGATCGCCATTATCTGATCGTCGATGGGGTCGATGGGCGCAGCCACTATGTAGCGATCGGCAAGCCCGCCCTGAGCTTCGTCGATAGTGGTACAGAAACCGATGCCAGCTTGCCGTGCGGTGCGATCGTGCGGGTCGATCCGGTTAGCCCGATCGTCCGCGAGGTGGACCGGACCGTCGCTGCGGTCGCCGCAGCGAATGGCGGACGCTATGATGTGGATGCCCATCTTCGCTACGATCCGGCCGCGACCCAGGCCTTTGCCGAAACCCATGTCCGGCGTCTGGAGGCGATGCGACGGACGTCGGGCATCGTCGAGCGCGAACCGTCGGGCCGCTGGATCATCGCGCCGGACCATCTGGCGCGTGTCGCGGCCCATGAAACGGCGAGGCTACGGGACCGTCCGGTCGCGATCACCTTGCTGTCGGCGCAGCCGCTTGACCGGCTGGTCGATGCCGAGGCCGCGACCTGGATCGATCGCGAGCTGATCTCGGCAGCGCCCGAGGCGGTTCGAGATGCCGGGTTCGGACGTGAGGTACGCGAGGCTCAGACGCGGCGTCGGCAGTGGCTGGTTGCGCAGGGTTTTGCGGAGGAAACGGGCGGCGATACGCCGTTCCCGAGGACCATCGTTGCGACGCTTCAGCGGCGCGAGTTGCTGCGGATCGCGGGCCAGCTCTCCGACGAACTCAAGGTGCCGTTCCGCGAAGCTGCCGAAGGCGACCGTGTCGAGGGCCGTTATCGCCGCCCAGTCGACCTTGTCAGCGGGCGCTTCGCGCTCATCGAACGGTCGCGGGATTTTACGTTGGTGCCGTGGCGCCCGGTGCTGGAGCGGCAGGTCGGCAAATCGGTTTCAGGGTTGATACGCGGCGACGGCATCAGCTGGTCCATCGGGCGCAGTCGAAGTGGGCCGGGGATTTCATGA
- a CDS encoding alkylmercury lyase family protein has product MLPMVARRCRHRSPPHRDSPSGEVGSALQRLAGRDLVVLDGAGRVTGAYPFTDGPSEHQVEVSGVTMSAMCAIDALGIGAMLERDCMIRSACRQCRRTLAIHTPSRGRELEEVEPGAIVVWSGRRYASGCAASSLCTLQAFFCDDDHLAAWCASGPVGADDGIRLCLAEALEVGRAIFAPMRMEMRPWLPTT; this is encoded by the coding sequence ATGCTGCCGATGGTCGCTCGCCGGTGCCGGCACAGATCGCCGCCGCATCGGGACTCCCCCTCCGGCGAGGTCGGCTCGGCCCTGCAGCGGCTCGCCGGGCGCGATCTCGTGGTCCTCGACGGCGCGGGCCGGGTGACCGGCGCCTATCCGTTCACCGACGGCCCCAGCGAACATCAAGTCGAAGTCAGCGGAGTGACCATGAGCGCCATGTGCGCCATCGACGCGTTGGGGATCGGCGCCATGCTGGAGCGGGACTGCATGATCCGCTCGGCCTGCCGCCAGTGCCGGCGCACGCTCGCCATCCATACCCCCAGCCGCGGCCGCGAGCTGGAAGAGGTTGAGCCGGGCGCGATCGTCGTCTGGTCCGGCCGTCGCTATGCCAGTGGCTGCGCGGCATCGTCGCTCTGCACCTTGCAGGCCTTCTTCTGCGATGACGATCATCTGGCGGCCTGGTGCGCGAGCGGTCCGGTCGGAGCCGATGACGGCATTCGTCTGTGCCTGGCCGAAGCGCTCGAGGTTGGGCGCGCGATTTTTGCGCCGATGCGGATGGAGATGCGACCATGGCTTCCTACGACCTGA
- a CDS encoding DUF2958 domain-containing protein, with the protein MILLTPELRATLRVNAERSAACDHDPAPVVKFFNPLGAATWLATELYDDGDTLFGLADLGFGCPELGHFSLSELAGIGLPFGLGIERDIDFSTTVSLSVWADVARRAGSISQAQSIIWRIESAPVPELPTDPEHGRGG; encoded by the coding sequence ATGATCCTGCTCACCCCCGAACTTCGCGCCACGCTGCGCGTGAACGCCGAACGCTCCGCCGCGTGCGATCATGATCCCGCGCCGGTCGTCAAATTCTTCAATCCGCTCGGTGCGGCGACATGGCTGGCAACCGAACTTTACGACGATGGCGACACGCTGTTCGGACTGGCCGACCTTGGGTTCGGCTGTCCCGAACTCGGGCATTTCAGCCTGTCCGAACTGGCGGGCATTGGTTTGCCCTTCGGCCTCGGCATCGAGCGCGATATCGACTTTTCGACCACCGTCAGCCTGTCGGTGTGGGCCGACGTTGCGCGCCGAGCCGGTTCGATCAGCCAAGCCCAATCCATCATCTGGCGCATCGAGTCCGCGCCGGTCCCCGAGCTTCCGACCGACCCCGAACACGGGAGAGGTGGATGA
- a CDS encoding S26 family signal peptidase produces MVERRIRDRPLPLLAWLEVRRAERQRIRARRLRLGRHAALLGIGIACLGVTIAVPPLPRLVWNASASAPIGLYAVSPGASLERGDMAIAWPPIQARQLAARRHYLPSNVPLVKRVSGIAGDTICAVDSVVTVNGRPVAQRRAADAAGRQLPAWRGCIRLGPGTHFLLLTETPDSFDGRYFGPTLTQDVIGKATPLWLR; encoded by the coding sequence GTGGTTGAGCGCCGGATTCGCGACCGCCCGCTCCCGCTTCTCGCCTGGCTTGAGGTCCGCCGCGCGGAACGTCAGCGCATCCGCGCGCGCCGCCTGCGGCTTGGGCGGCACGCGGCGCTGCTCGGTATCGGTATCGCCTGCCTCGGCGTCACGATCGCCGTCCCGCCGCTGCCCCGGCTGGTGTGGAACGCGAGCGCGAGCGCACCTATCGGCCTCTATGCCGTGTCGCCCGGTGCATCGCTCGAACGCGGCGACATGGCGATTGCCTGGCCGCCAATCCAAGCACGGCAACTCGCAGCGCGCCGCCACTATCTGCCGAGCAATGTACCACTGGTGAAGCGCGTTTCCGGCATTGCCGGAGACACAATCTGCGCGGTGGATAGCGTCGTGACGGTGAATGGCAGGCCGGTTGCGCAGCGCCGTGCCGCCGATGCAGCGGGCCGTCAGCTACCTGCGTGGCGGGGGTGCATCCGGCTTGGACCTGGCACGCACTTCCTGCTCCTGACCGAGACCCCGGACTCGTTCGACGGGCGCTATTTCGGACCGACGCTGACGCAGGATGTCATTGGCAAGGCGACCCCGTTGTGGCTGCGCTGA
- a CDS encoding ParB N-terminal domain-containing protein, translating to MSDILPTVRSRGVIQPVIVRPNCAPDGFEIVAGSRRFHAAKIVAEERRATGDADPDAALLPCAILDEGDDAAAIEASMIENMARLDPDEVTQWENFTRLVREGRTVEDIAATFGLPDLTVKRVLALGNLLPAIRDLYRKQRIDAGTVRHLTMASKSQQKSWLALADDENAYLPTGHQLKAWLFGGQSIPVKHALFDIEASGLATIADLFGEDRYAADPEAFWTAQNAAIEARRAAYIEAGWADAIIVPPSDHFSTWEYEKAGKRKGGRVYFDVRASGEVIVHEGYVSGKEARRIAKAEGSQNGTGQKPARPEVTSTMQTYIDLHRHAAVRAALTGQPAIALRLMVAHAIGGSHLWTVKVEPQSTRNDEVRDSLDNSKAEADFDERRRAVLAVLGFSPEEPTVTGGSIEADGDDYGVVGIFHRLLDLPDAVVMEVLAIVIGETLAAGSAAVEAVGIEIGVDMARYWQPDDAFFAVVRDREVLTRIVAEVAGETVASANRQEKTRTLKRIVRDHLDGTNGRDRRENWVPRWMAFPPTAYTARGGVGTVAAHAKAQAARAVERPRPGDEEPDPGAPGAVMAVPDSDDEADRLAA from the coding sequence GTGTCCGATATCTTGCCGACCGTGCGCAGCCGTGGCGTCATCCAGCCGGTCATCGTCCGCCCGAACTGCGCGCCCGATGGCTTTGAAATCGTCGCCGGTAGCCGCCGCTTCCATGCCGCCAAGATCGTCGCCGAGGAACGGCGCGCGACAGGCGACGCCGATCCCGATGCGGCATTGCTTCCCTGTGCGATCCTCGACGAGGGCGACGATGCCGCCGCCATCGAGGCGTCGATGATCGAGAATATGGCGCGGCTCGACCCCGATGAGGTGACGCAGTGGGAGAATTTCACCCGCCTCGTCCGCGAGGGCCGCACGGTCGAGGACATCGCCGCAACCTTCGGATTGCCCGACCTCACCGTCAAGCGCGTGCTGGCGCTCGGCAACCTGCTCCCGGCGATCCGCGATCTCTATCGCAAACAACGGATCGACGCGGGGACCGTGCGCCACCTGACGATGGCGTCCAAGAGCCAGCAAAAATCATGGCTGGCGCTTGCCGACGATGAGAATGCCTATCTGCCGACCGGCCACCAGTTAAAGGCTTGGCTGTTCGGCGGGCAGTCGATCCCGGTCAAACATGCGCTGTTCGACATCGAGGCGAGCGGCCTTGCAACGATCGCCGACCTGTTCGGCGAGGACCGTTATGCCGCCGATCCGGAAGCTTTCTGGACTGCGCAGAATGCCGCAATCGAGGCACGCCGCGCCGCCTATATCGAGGCGGGCTGGGCCGACGCGATCATCGTCCCGCCGTCCGATCATTTCTCGACATGGGAATATGAGAAGGCGGGCAAGCGCAAGGGCGGGCGCGTCTATTTCGACGTGCGCGCGAGTGGCGAAGTGATCGTCCACGAAGGCTATGTCTCCGGCAAGGAAGCCCGCCGCATCGCCAAGGCCGAGGGATCGCAGAACGGGACCGGTCAGAAACCGGCGCGGCCCGAGGTCACATCGACGATGCAGACCTATATCGACCTGCATCGTCACGCCGCCGTCCGCGCTGCGTTGACCGGCCAACCGGCAATCGCGCTGCGCTTGATGGTCGCCCATGCCATCGGCGGCTCTCACCTTTGGACGGTGAAGGTCGAGCCGCAGTCCACCCGCAACGACGAGGTGCGCGACAGCCTCGACAACAGCAAGGCCGAGGCGGATTTCGACGAACGCCGCCGCGCAGTACTGGCGGTTCTCGGTTTCTCGCCCGAGGAACCGACCGTGACCGGGGGCAGCATCGAAGCGGACGGCGACGACTATGGCGTCGTCGGCATCTTCCACCGGCTGCTCGACCTTCCCGATGCGGTCGTCATGGAGGTGCTCGCCATCGTCATCGGCGAAACGCTGGCTGCGGGCAGCGCCGCTGTCGAGGCGGTGGGCATCGAGATCGGCGTCGATATGGCCCGCTATTGGCAGCCCGACGATGCCTTTTTCGCGGTTGTTCGCGACCGGGAAGTGCTCACCCGGATCGTCGCCGAGGTGGCGGGCGAAACCGTCGCCAGCGCCAACCGGCAGGAGAAGACCAGGACCCTGAAACGGATTGTGCGCGACCATCTTGACGGCACCAATGGGCGCGACCGGCGCGAAAACTGGGTGCCGCGCTGGATGGCGTTCCCGCCCACCGCCTATACGGCGCGCGGCGGCGTCGGCACGGTCGCGGCCCATGCCAAGGCGCAAGCCGCCCGCGCGGTCGAGCGGCCCCGCCCGGGCGACGAGGAGCCTGATCCGGGCGCACCGGGCGCGGTGATGGCCGTGCCGGACTCCGACGACGAGGCCGACCGCCTCGCCGCATGA
- a CDS encoding heavy metal translocating P-type ATPase → MTDQAPPEPNGRHDHAHGRIFGANTELICALLCGALLAIGFALEKLTNPPGWIPLACYVAAYLFGGFFTLREAIDNLRHKRFEIDTLMLVAAVGAAALGAWAEGALLLFLFSLGHSLENYAMGRAKRAIEALAELAPQTALVRRDGELVELPVEQLVVGDTVVVKPDERLPADGFIVKGTTSIDQAPVTGESMPVDKRPVPDEAAARTRPDTIEAPYRVFAGTINGSGLIEVEVTRKSSETTLARVVELVSEAETRQSPTQRFTDRFERVFVPSVLLLTVVLLFAWVVIDEPFRDSFYRAMAVLVAASPCALAIATPSAVLSGVARAARGGVLVKGGGPLEDLGSLKAIAFDKTGTLTEGRPRITDIIPADGVDERDLLAVAVAVERLSDHPLARAIAKDGEKRLGEIKLPAATDLASLTGRGITAKIDGEPVLIGKAEMFGADGIAPLSDAMRDAIARLRDGGRTTMVVRRGERDLGAIGLMDTPRAAAKDTIARLHALGITRMIMISGDNQKVAEAIARDVGLDEAWGDLLPEDKVEAIRKLRGEAKVAMVGDGVNDAPAMANATVGIAMGAAGSDVALETADVALMADDLAHLPFAVGLSRKTRGIIRQNLVVSLGIVGFLVPATILGLGIGPAVMIHEGSTLLVVFNALRLLAYRQ, encoded by the coding sequence ATGACCGATCAAGCCCCACCCGAGCCAAATGGCCGGCACGATCATGCGCACGGTAGGATTTTTGGCGCAAATACCGAACTGATCTGCGCGCTGCTGTGCGGCGCGCTGCTCGCGATCGGCTTTGCGCTCGAGAAGCTGACCAATCCGCCCGGCTGGATACCGCTAGCCTGCTACGTCGCCGCGTATCTGTTCGGTGGCTTCTTCACGTTGCGCGAAGCGATCGACAACCTGCGGCACAAGCGGTTCGAGATCGACACGCTGATGCTGGTCGCCGCAGTGGGTGCGGCGGCGCTTGGCGCGTGGGCCGAAGGCGCGCTGCTGCTGTTCCTGTTCAGCCTTGGGCATTCGCTCGAAAACTACGCCATGGGGCGCGCCAAACGGGCGATCGAGGCGTTGGCTGAGTTGGCGCCGCAGACAGCTTTGGTGCGCCGTGATGGCGAGCTGGTCGAGTTGCCGGTCGAGCAACTCGTGGTTGGCGACACGGTGGTTGTCAAACCCGACGAGCGGCTGCCAGCGGATGGTTTCATCGTCAAAGGGACGACCAGCATCGATCAGGCGCCGGTGACGGGTGAGAGCATGCCGGTCGACAAGCGGCCGGTGCCCGACGAAGCCGCGGCGCGCACCAGACCGGACACGATCGAAGCGCCCTATCGAGTGTTCGCCGGCACGATCAACGGCAGCGGTCTGATCGAGGTCGAGGTCACGCGCAAGTCGAGTGAGACGACGCTGGCGCGCGTCGTCGAACTGGTCAGCGAGGCCGAAACGCGCCAGTCGCCGACGCAGCGTTTCACCGATCGGTTCGAGCGCGTGTTCGTGCCGTCGGTGCTACTTCTCACGGTCGTGCTGCTGTTCGCCTGGGTCGTGATCGACGAGCCGTTCCGCGACAGCTTCTATCGCGCAATGGCAGTGCTGGTGGCGGCAAGCCCCTGCGCGCTGGCAATCGCCACGCCAAGCGCGGTGCTATCCGGTGTCGCTCGCGCTGCCCGAGGCGGCGTGCTGGTAAAGGGCGGTGGTCCGCTCGAGGATCTGGGATCGCTCAAGGCCATCGCCTTTGACAAGACCGGCACGCTGACCGAGGGGCGTCCGCGGATCACCGACATCATCCCGGCGGACGGTGTGGATGAGCGCGATCTGCTCGCGGTCGCGGTGGCGGTCGAGCGGCTCAGCGACCATCCGCTCGCGCGTGCGATCGCCAAGGACGGCGAGAAACGGCTCGGCGAGATCAAGCTTCCCGCCGCGACCGATCTCGCCAGCCTGACCGGACGCGGGATCACCGCGAAGATCGATGGCGAGCCGGTGCTGATCGGTAAGGCGGAGATGTTCGGCGCTGACGGCATTGCGCCGCTTTCGGATGCCATGCGCGATGCCATCGCCCGGCTGCGAGACGGCGGGCGAACGACGATGGTAGTGCGTCGCGGCGAACGCGATCTCGGCGCCATCGGGCTGATGGACACGCCGCGCGCGGCTGCGAAAGACACGATCGCGCGTCTTCATGCGCTCGGCATCACGCGGATGATCATGATCTCGGGCGACAACCAGAAGGTTGCCGAGGCAATTGCGCGCGACGTCGGCCTCGACGAGGCATGGGGCGATTTGCTGCCCGAAGACAAGGTCGAGGCGATCCGCAAGCTGCGTGGCGAAGCGAAGGTCGCGATGGTGGGCGATGGCGTAAACGACGCGCCGGCGATGGCCAATGCGACGGTCGGCATCGCGATGGGCGCCGCCGGTTCGGACGTGGCGCTGGAAACCGCCGATGTCGCGCTGATGGCGGATGACCTCGCCCATCTGCCCTTCGCGGTTGGTCTAAGCCGCAAAACGCGCGGCATCATCCGGCAGAATTTGGTGGTCAGCCTCGGCATCGTCGGGTTTCTCGTGCCCGCTACGATCCTGGGCCTGGGCATCGGACCGGCGGTGATGATCCACGAGGGATCGACACTGCTGGTCGTATTCAATGCCCTTCGTCTGTTGGCGTATCGCCAATGA